In the Paenibacillus sp. FSL H7-0357 genome, one interval contains:
- a CDS encoding SLC45 family MFS transporter: MKKVWLLGFGFFSISITWSLYNAFVPFFLEKYVHSVALISFMMTIDNYFALFLQPWIGNRSDRTVSRYGRRMPYLLIGMPLAAVLTMLIPFHTGLFTLLLFMMLMNLAMSLYRSPTVALMPDITPDKQRTKANGLINFMGGIGSILAFGVGSFLYKASPALPFIVAGLITLLCLFIVSQFIKEERDGVNKEAALGTEEVTGLSGDSQRSGNIPRVKPTRISLKKQLDRTTVWLLAAIFFWFVAYQGVETLFTLYGKHHLGLSEQAASFSLTFFSLAFVVFAIPSGWLGGRFGKKKIIVTGVCGLMAVFALVGFAENLLVLRILLLVGGMFWACININSYPYVVATGTEESIGTRTGMYYLVSSLAAITSPPLLGLMIDLTDYSILFYAAAVSMAIALLCLFLMKGRSKFN; this comes from the coding sequence GTGAAGAAAGTCTGGCTGCTGGGTTTCGGTTTTTTCAGCATCAGCATTACATGGAGTTTGTATAATGCGTTTGTACCTTTTTTCCTGGAGAAATATGTACACAGTGTAGCCTTGATCAGCTTCATGATGACCATTGATAACTATTTCGCCCTGTTTCTGCAGCCATGGATTGGCAACCGCAGTGACCGTACGGTGAGCCGTTATGGGCGCAGAATGCCTTATCTGCTGATCGGAATGCCGCTGGCTGCCGTACTGACGATGCTGATTCCGTTCCACACCGGGCTGTTCACGCTGCTGCTCTTTATGATGCTGATGAACCTGGCCATGAGCCTGTACCGTTCGCCGACCGTCGCGCTGATGCCGGATATTACGCCGGATAAGCAGCGCACCAAGGCGAACGGCCTGATTAACTTCATGGGAGGGATTGGGTCGATTCTGGCGTTTGGCGTCGGCTCATTCCTCTACAAGGCCAGCCCAGCATTGCCGTTTATTGTTGCCGGTCTCATCACGCTGCTCTGCCTGTTCATCGTGTCGCAGTTCATCAAGGAGGAACGGGATGGTGTGAACAAAGAAGCAGCACTGGGTACCGAAGAAGTCACTGGTTTATCCGGAGATTCGCAACGCAGCGGTAACATTCCACGGGTCAAACCTACACGCATCTCCTTAAAAAAACAGCTCGACCGTACCACAGTCTGGCTCTTAGCAGCCATCTTCTTCTGGTTCGTAGCTTATCAAGGTGTAGAGACGCTGTTCACATTGTACGGCAAACATCACCTTGGCCTCAGTGAACAGGCAGCCTCCTTCTCGCTGACGTTCTTTTCGCTAGCCTTCGTAGTGTTTGCGATTCCCAGCGGCTGGCTGGGCGGGCGGTTCGGGAAGAAAAAGATTATTGTCACCGGAGTATGCGGACTAATGGCAGTTTTTGCCCTCGTGGGATTTGCGGAGAATTTGCTTGTGCTGCGGATTCTGCTGCTTGTTGGCGGGATGTTCTGGGCCTGTATTAATATCAATTCATACCCTTATGTAGTAGCAACAGGCACGGAGGAAAGCATCGGTACACGCACCGGAATGTATTATCTGGTCTCCTCGCTGGCCGCCATCACCTCCCCACCGCTGCTTGGGCTGATGATTGACCTTACCGACTATTCCATCCTGTTCTATGCGGCAGCGGTGAGCATGGCAATAGCCCTGCTCTGCCTGTTCCTGATGAAAGGACGCAGCAAATTTAATTAA
- a CDS encoding response regulator transcription factor, producing the protein METILIVEDDAKLADLLSSYLSKYDFHTVIVDDFNRVLETFEDSAPSLVLLDVNLPRYDGFYWCRQLRKSSLCPILFISARDSGMDQVMALENGGDDYIIKPFQYEVVLAKIRSHLRRAYGSYAHSQEERKLQAGGLTLYPERYVIQHNGLSAELTQKEAVLLEALLLKEGRVVSRERLLDLMWEDQHFIDDNTLNVYITRVRKKLKDLDLDDIVETIRGAGYRLSLSGETP; encoded by the coding sequence ATGGAAACGATTCTGATTGTCGAGGACGACGCCAAGCTGGCAGACCTGCTTAGCAGTTATTTGTCAAAATATGATTTTCATACCGTTATCGTAGATGACTTCAATAGAGTGCTGGAAACCTTTGAGGACAGTGCCCCAAGCCTGGTGCTGCTGGACGTCAATCTGCCGAGATATGACGGGTTCTATTGGTGCCGCCAGCTTCGCAAATCCTCACTCTGCCCCATCCTCTTCATATCTGCCCGGGACAGTGGCATGGATCAGGTGATGGCGCTGGAGAACGGCGGCGACGATTACATTATCAAGCCGTTCCAATACGAGGTCGTGCTGGCCAAAATCCGCAGCCATCTGCGTAGAGCTTACGGCTCTTACGCCCACAGCCAGGAAGAACGCAAGCTTCAAGCCGGAGGACTGACGCTGTATCCGGAGCGTTATGTGATCCAGCACAACGGCCTGTCCGCTGAGCTTACACAGAAGGAAGCCGTCCTGCTGGAAGCGCTCCTGCTGAAGGAAGGGCGCGTCGTCTCCCGTGAACGGCTGCTGGACCTGATGTGGGAGGATCAGCACTTCATCGATGATAATACACTAAATGTCTATATCACCCGCGTACGTAAGAAGCTCAAGGATCTTGATCTTGACGACATCGTAGAAACGATAAGAGGTGCCGGCTACCGGCTCAGCCTCTCCGGAGAAACACCATGA
- a CDS encoding GGDEF domain-containing protein, with translation MMEEARNYILALFSVLIAALTVYSLLRLTRNFTYKNQRARAVRTSLIILIASGGLYGMHWLGKQSQSGLKQAEGSLFISLVLYTLTLLALMYLFSKLRQILTEREQLKELAYRDTLTGLLNKNGMDHFWDHCKPNEQLAVLFLDLDRFKSINDRLGHHVGDLLLQAVGGSLKQFTSKGKRHIFRNGGDEFVIVAKRCGRKEAEQLAMQILEQTTRIYSLERHELFVSVSIGITLSHGRIDPMRLLKEADSAMYSAKQLGKGRYTIHKQGNTLQSVNWAGSSKAN, from the coding sequence ATGATGGAAGAAGCCCGTAATTATATATTGGCTCTATTTTCGGTTCTTATTGCAGCGTTGACTGTGTACAGCCTTCTCCGGCTGACCCGGAATTTCACCTATAAAAATCAAAGAGCCCGTGCTGTGCGCACGAGCCTGATAATACTGATCGCCAGCGGCGGATTATACGGAATGCACTGGCTGGGCAAGCAGTCACAATCCGGCTTGAAACAGGCTGAAGGCAGCCTGTTTATCTCCTTGGTACTCTATACATTGACTCTCTTAGCCCTGATGTATCTGTTCTCCAAGCTTCGCCAGATCCTGACCGAAAGAGAGCAATTGAAGGAACTGGCCTACAGGGATACCTTGACAGGCCTCTTGAACAAAAACGGGATGGATCACTTCTGGGACCACTGCAAACCAAACGAGCAGCTTGCGGTGCTGTTCCTTGACCTGGACCGATTCAAGTCAATCAATGACAGACTTGGCCATCATGTGGGCGATTTGCTGCTTCAGGCCGTCGGCGGCAGTCTGAAACAGTTCACCTCCAAAGGCAAACGGCATATCTTCCGGAACGGCGGGGATGAATTCGTAATTGTCGCCAAACGTTGCGGCCGTAAGGAAGCAGAGCAGCTTGCTATGCAGATTCTGGAGCAAACGACCCGCATTTACAGTCTGGAACGGCATGAACTGTTTGTTTCAGTCAGCATCGGCATTACGTTGAGCCATGGCAGGATCGACCCGATGCGGCTGCTGAAGGAAGCCGATTCGGCAATGTACAGCGCCAAGCAGCTCGGAAAGGGCCGATATACCATACACAAGCAGGGAAACACGCTTCAATCTGTCAATTGGGCAGGCAGCTCCAAAGCCAATTAA
- a CDS encoding phosphodiester glycosidase family protein, whose amino-acid sequence MKKIIALILTLLLPLYVLPPASSSASAAPASKLAVYVDKENHAFIPLRFLNNFAGIRSILTPGGTIEITKGEASLHLIPGSAKASVNDKAVTLSEPVFSGSGTTYVPLSLVSQTLGLQLKWNPQASSLTLTADETSATLPVLSGALLKAESPAVVSGKRTFKVGSRSFTVQTVTASLLHPSVKLDVVLAGNTVGKTESLGSIAKRSGALVAINGTYFDAYTKGAYKVPYGYIISGGKMLKNGAGERRAVFAYDRNLLAELIPGTEFASRFQSGTIEGALQAGPRLLVNGKVAVDVTAEGFRDPKIRTGGGARSALGLTRDHKLILLTTSGATISQLAQIMKQAGAYQAMNLDGGASSGLYYNGKYLTTPGRLISNALVIKTR is encoded by the coding sequence ATGAAAAAAATCATCGCCCTCATCCTTACCCTGCTTCTCCCGCTTTACGTTCTTCCTCCAGCATCATCAAGCGCCTCCGCGGCGCCTGCGTCCAAGCTCGCAGTTTATGTGGACAAGGAGAATCATGCTTTCATTCCGCTGCGTTTCCTGAATAATTTTGCCGGCATCCGGTCGATCCTCACTCCTGGCGGAACGATAGAAATTACAAAGGGCGAGGCTTCCCTCCACCTGATTCCGGGCTCGGCGAAGGCTTCCGTGAACGACAAGGCCGTAACCTTGAGTGAGCCGGTCTTCAGCGGCAGCGGCACGACGTATGTTCCGCTGTCTCTGGTCAGCCAAACACTGGGCCTTCAGCTGAAGTGGAATCCACAGGCCTCGTCGCTCACGCTGACAGCGGACGAAACTTCCGCCACCTTGCCCGTACTCAGCGGAGCACTCCTTAAAGCGGAATCCCCAGCGGTAGTCAGCGGCAAACGCACCTTTAAGGTCGGCAGCCGCTCCTTTACAGTGCAGACAGTCACCGCTTCCCTGCTCCATCCCTCGGTCAAACTGGATGTAGTGCTTGCCGGCAACACGGTCGGCAAGACGGAGTCACTTGGCAGCATTGCCAAACGCAGCGGTGCTCTCGTTGCGATCAACGGGACCTACTTTGATGCCTACACTAAAGGGGCATACAAAGTCCCTTATGGTTATATCATCAGCGGCGGAAAGATGCTCAAGAACGGCGCTGGAGAACGGCGGGCCGTATTCGCTTATGACCGCAATCTGTTAGCAGAGCTGATTCCTGGCACTGAATTCGCATCGCGCTTCCAGAGCGGGACCATCGAAGGTGCGCTTCAGGCCGGCCCCCGGCTGCTGGTTAACGGGAAGGTAGCGGTGGATGTGACCGCCGAAGGCTTCAGGGATCCCAAAATCCGCACCGGCGGCGGAGCCCGCAGCGCGCTGGGCTTGACGCGCGACCACAAACTGATTCTTCTGACCACCAGCGGGGCTACCATTTCGCAGCTGGCGCAGATTATGAAGCAGGCCGGTGCCTATCAGGCCATGAATCTGGATGGCGGCGCCTCCAGCGGATTGTATTACAACGGCAAATATTTGACAACACCGGGACGTCTGATCAGCAATGCGCTGGTCATCAAAACCCGTTAA
- a CDS encoding NUDIX domain-containing protein, with protein sequence MKYCIECGTELILKECGGEGLIPFCGACGMFRFPIFSTAISTAVLNKEMDKILLIKQYNRPDYILLAGYVNKGENAEATLIREVKEEVGLDIVAYEYMRSLYFEPSNTLMLNFISMAASEDLSRMSAEVDQAMWFTFEEAAREIKKNSLAETFLLAIIEKLNAGRVDLLKLTEA encoded by the coding sequence TTGAAGTATTGTATAGAATGCGGAACTGAGCTGATCTTGAAAGAATGCGGCGGGGAGGGGCTGATCCCTTTTTGCGGGGCATGCGGAATGTTCCGGTTTCCTATTTTTAGCACGGCTATCAGTACCGCAGTGTTGAACAAAGAGATGGACAAGATTCTGCTAATCAAGCAGTATAACCGGCCGGATTACATCCTGCTCGCAGGTTACGTCAACAAAGGGGAGAATGCGGAAGCCACCCTTATCCGCGAGGTAAAGGAAGAGGTAGGGCTGGATATCGTGGCTTATGAATATATGCGCAGCCTTTATTTTGAGCCGTCCAATACGCTGATGCTGAACTTTATAAGCATGGCTGCTTCGGAAGACTTGAGCCGGATGAGTGCCGAAGTGGATCAAGCGATGTGGTTCACATTTGAAGAAGCAGCCCGGGAGATCAAAAAGAACAGTCTGGCAGAGACCTTTCTGCTGGCGATTATTGAGAAGCTGAATGCAGGCAGGGTTGATCTCCTTAAACTCACTGAAGCTTAA
- a CDS encoding histidine phosphatase family protein has product MTRIGLIRHGSTAWNKEGRIQGHTDNPLDEEGLQQAAAIAERLSGEQWDYIYSSDLLRARQTAEVIAAKLGLQVAGVIPGIREMNGGLLEGTTEQERVERWGTEWKSLDLGLESNESGKQRGSKAIEEIALKHPGHNILIVSHGAILRSSLTGLVPGLDVSVLLKNTSITRIVKGDSGWTCELYNCVKHMES; this is encoded by the coding sequence ATGACAAGAATCGGCTTGATTCGGCATGGCAGCACAGCTTGGAATAAAGAAGGACGGATACAGGGGCATACGGATAACCCTTTGGACGAGGAAGGACTTCAGCAGGCGGCGGCTATAGCAGAACGTCTCAGCGGAGAACAGTGGGACTATATCTACTCAAGCGACCTGCTGAGAGCAAGACAGACGGCAGAGGTGATCGCAGCGAAGCTGGGTCTGCAGGTAGCGGGAGTGATTCCGGGAATTAGGGAGATGAACGGAGGACTGCTTGAGGGCACCACGGAGCAAGAGCGGGTGGAACGCTGGGGGACGGAATGGAAGTCGCTGGACCTCGGGCTGGAGAGCAATGAATCAGGCAAGCAACGGGGGAGCAAGGCGATTGAAGAGATTGCATTAAAGCATCCCGGCCACAACATCCTGATTGTCAGCCACGGCGCGATTCTGCGGAGCAGCCTGACCGGACTGGTTCCCGGACTGGATGTCAGCGTGCTGCTGAAGAATACCTCTATCACCCGCATCGTTAAAGGGGACAGCGGCTGGACCTGCGAGCTGTATAATTGTGTGAAGCATATGGAGAGCTAG
- a CDS encoding carbohydrate ABC transporter permease: MKNSLSDNLFLSLIYSMLILMAFVMLYPFWNSIVISFNVGLDTTRGGITFWPRQFTLENYIVVFQDKRLMTGFLISVLRTGIGTILSIACTSIFAYGMSKKQLMGRKGYMILCIITMYFSGGLIPSFLINRELGLMNNFWVMIVPNIISVWNMIIFRTFFLELPEGLEESAKIDGCGHFGIFFKIVIPISGPVIATLSLFAAVWHWNDWFTASIYITSGHLLPIQTLLQQILSSNIMSEQMMQTNAAAQGHMARLQSVTTKSLTMSTMLVATVPILLVYPFLQKYFTKGVMIGSIKE; the protein is encoded by the coding sequence ATGAAAAACAGTCTTTCTGACAATTTGTTTCTCAGTCTCATTTACTCCATGCTCATTCTCATGGCTTTTGTAATGTTGTATCCGTTCTGGAATTCGATCGTCATCTCATTCAACGTGGGTTTGGACACGACGCGTGGGGGGATCACCTTTTGGCCCAGACAATTCACTCTGGAGAATTACATTGTAGTGTTTCAGGATAAGCGGCTAATGACAGGCTTCCTTATTTCCGTACTGAGAACGGGGATTGGCACAATTCTATCCATTGCCTGTACATCAATCTTTGCCTATGGCATGTCCAAGAAACAGCTCATGGGACGGAAAGGGTATATGATCCTGTGCATCATCACGATGTACTTCAGCGGAGGATTGATTCCTTCCTTTCTGATTAATCGCGAGCTGGGCCTGATGAATAATTTCTGGGTCATGATTGTTCCGAATATAATCAGCGTCTGGAACATGATCATTTTCCGCACGTTTTTTCTCGAACTGCCGGAAGGCTTGGAGGAATCGGCGAAAATCGACGGCTGCGGCCACTTCGGCATCTTTTTCAAAATTGTCATCCCGATTTCGGGTCCGGTGATCGCCACGCTCTCTCTATTTGCTGCAGTATGGCACTGGAATGACTGGTTTACGGCCAGCATTTACATCACCTCCGGGCATCTGCTCCCGATTCAAACGCTGCTTCAGCAAATTCTAAGCTCCAACATTATGTCTGAACAGATGATGCAGACCAATGCAGCCGCTCAAGGCCACATGGCCCGGCTCCAAAGCGTCACAACCAAATCGCTCACCATGTCCACTATGCTGGTAGCAACTGTACCTATTTTGCTGGTTTATCCATTTTTGCAGAAATATTTTACCAAGGGCGTCATGATCGGTTCCATTAAAGAATGA
- a CDS encoding ABC transporter permease, whose amino-acid sequence MVIPAMILIVIFSYLPMYGVLMAFQDYDIFQGFLHSPWVGFKYFQMFFEAPEFWTVMRNTIVISALRLLIGFPAPILLALILNEVIHSRFKRMIQTISYLPHFLSWVIVSGFVTSMLATDNGSVNMLLQKLHLISEPVNFLSIPGYFWAILIGTGIWKEIGFSGIVYLAAIAGINPEIYEAASIDGANRLKKIWYITLPGISGVVTIFMILAVGDILSAGFEDILLLAKNPVLQDVSDVIDTYVYRVGIRNSLFSYAAAVGLFKSIISVFLLTVANRIARKLGHSLW is encoded by the coding sequence ATGGTCATCCCGGCAATGATTCTTATCGTGATCTTTTCTTATCTGCCGATGTACGGGGTGCTGATGGCTTTTCAGGATTACGATATTTTTCAAGGATTTCTGCACAGCCCATGGGTAGGCTTCAAGTATTTCCAGATGTTCTTCGAGGCACCCGAATTCTGGACCGTCATGCGTAATACGATTGTGATTAGTGCACTGAGACTCCTCATCGGATTTCCGGCACCTATATTGCTGGCACTTATCCTGAACGAAGTGATTCACTCGCGCTTCAAACGGATGATCCAGACCATCAGCTACCTGCCCCACTTCCTGTCCTGGGTCATCGTGTCCGGATTTGTGACCTCCATGCTGGCAACCGATAACGGAAGCGTGAACATGCTGCTGCAAAAGCTGCATTTAATCAGCGAGCCTGTCAATTTCCTGTCCATTCCCGGCTACTTCTGGGCCATCCTGATCGGAACAGGAATCTGGAAGGAGATCGGTTTCTCCGGCATCGTATATCTGGCCGCCATTGCCGGCATCAATCCCGAAATTTACGAAGCAGCCTCCATCGACGGAGCAAACCGCTTGAAGAAAATTTGGTACATTACCCTGCCCGGTATTTCCGGCGTAGTTACGATCTTCATGATTCTCGCAGTTGGCGATATCTTGAGCGCAGGCTTTGAGGACATCCTGCTCCTGGCCAAAAACCCTGTACTTCAGGACGTGTCCGATGTCATTGATACTTACGTCTACCGCGTTGGTATCCGCAACTCGCTTTTCTCCTACGCCGCCGCAGTCGGTTTATTCAAGTCGATAATCAGCGTCTTTTTGCTCACAGTTGCCAATCGGATAGCCCGTAAACTGGGACACAGTCTGTGGTAG
- a CDS encoding glycerophosphodiester phosphodiesterase: protein MNPLINFAHRGASAVCPENTMSAFRKGLTLGATGIETDVQMTKDGALILIHDETLGRTTNGSGNVKDHTLKELLDLDAGSWFGEEFKGELLPTLEDLLDLLKDSDTVLNIELKNGVFMYPGMEEKVIAAVREFNMSERVILSSFNHYSLAHCKSLAPEIRTGILYGEGLYRPWDYAASLQADALHAYHFAVLPEFVSEAAEHGIAYHPWTVNDPERMKELIAAGVSGIITDYPDVLDRLLTAKGE from the coding sequence ATGAATCCGCTAATTAACTTTGCGCATCGCGGCGCATCCGCTGTGTGTCCGGAGAATACGATGTCAGCATTCCGCAAGGGCCTTACGCTTGGAGCGACCGGGATTGAAACCGATGTACAGATGACAAAGGATGGCGCACTGATTCTGATTCATGACGAAACGCTGGGCCGCACGACAAACGGCAGCGGGAATGTGAAAGACCACACGCTTAAGGAACTGCTTGACCTGGACGCGGGCTCCTGGTTCGGGGAAGAATTCAAGGGAGAGCTGCTTCCCACCCTCGAAGATCTTCTGGATCTGCTCAAGGATAGCGATACGGTGCTAAATATTGAACTTAAGAACGGGGTCTTTATGTACCCGGGGATGGAGGAAAAGGTTATTGCCGCCGTGCGGGAATTCAACATGAGTGAACGCGTCATATTGTCGAGCTTCAACCATTACTCCCTGGCTCACTGCAAATCGCTGGCACCGGAGATTCGCACCGGGATTTTATATGGAGAAGGCTTGTACCGCCCGTGGGATTACGCAGCCTCTCTGCAGGCGGATGCACTGCATGCCTACCATTTCGCTGTGTTGCCGGAGTTTGTCTCCGAGGCGGCGGAGCATGGCATCGCCTATCATCCTTGGACCGTGAATGATCCGGAGCGCATGAAAGAATTAATCGCTGCCGGAGTGTCAGGAATCATTACCGATTATCCGGACGTGCTGGACAGACTGCTTACTGCTAAGGGAGAGTGA
- a CDS encoding extracellular solute-binding protein produces the protein MLGMSIMLAACGGNSGEDGAKPSNNTAGTDSSQPFVFGETPLTFSFFGNYDWYTMNPWGQDPATKWIQENKKVTVQSIQSGGAALQKFNTMIASGEFPDVIWGDRGAEVEKLRKAGKLVALDPYLDKYPNLKKWAGEKTINMLRSEDGKLYQFPNWYTKNPMGNGGYAVNNKIYKELGSPKLETFDDLYAYLKLVKEKYPDIIPFEVGMLGQGIDFLYAGMAEDRNVGQVSLRVVPQGNELKSLFSDPVYRETMVFANKLFREKLITQDAITQTRDQVKEKVNNGRIAIYGDFDTTVIGTEANSMLRAKDLEGGYTMIWPLHKAGVDPKKVWVNEFDSLGWNVSVITTQAENPEGIFAYLDWLTGEEGERIIFWGPEGMYWQGTNEKGAPIYTEKYKNEAEERSKLMAIWDTFQWAGNTAFIDGAKAENEMSLPEDKRDWATVSQTTIAWKTSFDATEFGNIQPLPDSEEGMIMQRVADIADKVRAKALFAKDEQEVIALLDKAEQDAQKAGYDKLLKFETGKWQDNIKKIKGN, from the coding sequence ATGCTGGGTATGAGTATTATGCTTGCCGCATGCGGTGGAAACAGCGGTGAAGACGGGGCAAAGCCAAGCAACAACACTGCCGGGACTGATTCATCCCAACCTTTTGTTTTCGGAGAAACGCCGCTCACCTTTTCCTTTTTCGGCAATTATGACTGGTATACGATGAATCCTTGGGGCCAGGATCCGGCGACTAAATGGATTCAGGAGAACAAGAAAGTAACGGTCCAGTCGATCCAGTCCGGCGGTGCGGCTCTGCAGAAATTCAATACAATGATCGCCTCCGGCGAGTTCCCGGATGTCATCTGGGGAGACCGCGGAGCCGAAGTAGAAAAGCTGAGAAAAGCAGGCAAACTCGTTGCGCTGGACCCCTATCTTGATAAATATCCTAATCTGAAAAAATGGGCAGGAGAAAAAACAATCAACATGCTCCGCTCCGAAGACGGCAAACTGTACCAATTCCCAAATTGGTACACGAAAAATCCGATGGGCAACGGTGGCTACGCTGTAAATAATAAGATCTACAAGGAACTCGGATCGCCGAAGCTGGAAACCTTTGATGACCTGTATGCCTATCTGAAGCTGGTGAAAGAGAAGTATCCTGACATTATTCCATTCGAGGTCGGGATGCTGGGTCAAGGGATAGACTTTCTCTACGCCGGGATGGCGGAAGACCGGAATGTCGGGCAGGTCTCTCTGCGTGTCGTCCCCCAGGGGAATGAGCTGAAATCCCTCTTCAGTGATCCGGTCTACCGCGAAACCATGGTGTTCGCCAATAAATTATTCCGGGAAAAGCTGATTACCCAGGATGCCATCACGCAGACCCGCGACCAGGTCAAGGAAAAGGTGAATAATGGCCGCATAGCAATCTACGGGGATTTCGATACCACCGTTATCGGCACGGAAGCGAACAGCATGCTGCGCGCCAAAGATCTTGAAGGCGGATACACGATGATCTGGCCTTTGCATAAAGCCGGCGTAGATCCGAAGAAGGTATGGGTCAACGAATTTGATTCTCTTGGCTGGAATGTCAGTGTCATCACAACACAAGCTGAGAATCCAGAAGGTATATTTGCCTATCTGGACTGGCTGACGGGCGAGGAAGGGGAACGTATTATTTTCTGGGGGCCTGAAGGCATGTACTGGCAGGGCACCAATGAGAAAGGCGCACCCATCTATACAGAAAAATATAAAAATGAAGCCGAGGAGCGTTCCAAGCTCATGGCCATCTGGGATACGTTTCAATGGGCAGGAAATACGGCATTTATTGATGGAGCCAAGGCTGAAAATGAAATGAGTCTACCTGAGGATAAGCGCGACTGGGCTACGGTCTCCCAAACTACAATCGCCTGGAAGACCTCCTTTGATGCCACGGAATTCGGCAATATACAGCCCCTTCCAGATTCAGAAGAGGGCATGATCATGCAGCGTGTAGCCGATATCGCCGATAAGGTGCGGGCTAAAGCCTTGTTCGCCAAGGATGAACAGGAAGTGATTGCCCTGCTCGACAAAGCCGAGCAGGATGCCCAAAAAGCCGGTTATGATAAGCTCCTGAAGTTTGAAACCGGGAAGTGGCAGGACAATATCAAAAAGATAAAAGGGAATTAA